In the genome of Maribacter forsetii DSM 18668, the window GTTTCCAAAATCTATTTCTTGAAATCCGGCTGCTGCCTCATTCGTAAAATTGAAGACCGAATTGTTATTGATTGGAACGCCGTCAACTATAAACAACGGATTATTGTTAGAGAAAGAAGCTTCACCACGAATGGTAATTTTAGAGGAAGACCCTACTCCGGTAGCACCTTGGTTTATAGTAACACCAGCAAGCTTACCCGAAAGGTTGTCTAGAAAATTGACCGATTTTACCTCTGTAACTCCTTTTGCGTCTAAGCTTTGAACTACATAACCTAATTCTTTTGTTTCTCGTTTTAGACCTAAAGCCGTTAATACCACTTCATCTAAGATTTGGGAAGAATCTCCTAGAACTATATCAATTGTTCGTCTATTATTTATGGTTATTATTTTGGTTTCATACCCTAAAACGGAAAATTCAAGAGCACCGGAAAGATTGGGTACATCAATGATATATATGCCGTTTTCGTTAGTGGTAGTGCCGTTTAGCGTGCCAGACAAAACAATGTTGACATAAGGTATGGTGTTTCCATCGGTATCTTTTACAGTACCGGTAATTGTTTCTTGAGCATTGACCATAGTACATATAAACAAGGTCAACACTAGTAATAAGTGTTTCATATATAGTTTTTCGACTGGTTTTTCATTTATCCAACTATTGGATAAAGGGGGGTCTAGATAAATGAAACTAAAGGCGAGCCCTTGTTATATAGAAAACTATTTAGAAATAGACTAAAGAAGTGCTGGTTAGTGTAGTATAGACTTCTGTTTATTCGTAATAATGCTATTATCACCAATAGCAAGGTAGTTGGCAGGTCTTTTGAGAATGATAAAATAGCTTTTAGATCTTTTTCAGTATCCAGATCCTGTAAAACGGGCAATTTCACCAATGCTGTTGATTCTTCTTGTAGCCACATGGTAATTTTGTGGTACAAGCCAAAGCGTTGCCAAGGTAGGTTTTGAAATTCGCTTATCTCAAAATTTGATTTTTGTAAACCTAAAAGATAAAAACCGCCATCAATAGATGGTCCAATAACAGACTTGCCCTTTGCCAATTGCTTGGCGGTATGTTTAAGTTGTTGTGTTTTTAAGTGCGGAGTATCGTTCCCTATGGTAATAACACTTGTAAAACCCTTTTCAAATACTGAAGCTATGGCATTCGTGAAACGTTCGCCAAAATTGTTGCCAATTTGGTTTTCATCAGAAAAATGAAAAACAGGCAAACCTGTATTTTTTGCTTTACGAAGTGTGGCTGTGGTAAGAATGTTAAACAACTGTTCACCTTGGGCAATACCCTTATTGGCTAAATCTTCCTTAGCGGAATTAGCAAATACCAATATAGCTGTAGCACCTAGTGAATTCAATTCAATTTTCTTTCTCGTTGTTAAACTTACGTAAAAATATAGCAAAGGTTTTCTAAGAATGCATAATTATAAATTTAAAACATACGAAATCTCTTACCTTAGGTCAATATGTCAGTTTTAGACTAGTTGGTTGGTTTTAAACAAATTTAAATTGTGCTACCTTAATATTAAACCCATAAACTCACTGTAAAGTCCGTTTATCTTCCTTTTTTTGACATGGGATCTGACAAAATTTTAAGGTTACAGACTGGTTAGTCTAAAAAAAGCCTTAAAATTTCAATCAGTTTTAATTTTTTTTTAGCATTGGCAGTCCTATGCGTGGCATAGCCTTTGCCAATAAGACATCAGAAGAATCATAAAAATTTAAATACATATGAAATCAAATACAAATACCAGAAGCGCTTGGAAGGTTTACTTCTTCTCGGCAGTTATTGCTCTAGTCGTAAGTTACGGAGTAATTCAATTTAACAAACAAAATGAATCGGATAAGGAAACTAGCGGAGTAACCGTGGTTGAATCTGTACCAGGAGCACAGGCTTTATACACAAAGGATAATGAAGGAAATATTAAGCCTTTAGATTTTACGGAAACTTCTGAAAAAGTTTTAGATGCCGTGGTGCATATTAAATCTACCCAAACGGGATCAACAAGCCAGAGACAAGGAGCGAGAGAATTACCAGACCCTTTTAAAGAATTTTTTGGCGATATGTTTAAAGGGCAATCTCCAAATGGAGGGCAATCAAGACCTAGAGTAGGTACAGGTTCTGGAGTGATTATTAATGATAAAGGATATATCGTTACCAATAATCATGTTATCGATAATGCAGATGAGGTTGAGGTAACTTTATATAACAATCAATCGTATAAAGCCACTGTAATCGGTACAGACCCGACTACAGATTTGGCGTTATTACAGATTAAAGCAGATAATTTAAAAACGATGTCTTTGGTCAATTCAGATGATGTTGAAGTTGGCGAGTGGGTATTGGCAGTTGGTAATCCGTTAGGGTTGAATTCTACGGTTACCGCCGGTATTGTTAGTGCAAAGGCAAGAAGCATTCATATTAATACAGATAAGTTTGCGGTAGAAAGCTTTATACAGACAGATGCCGCTATCAACCCTGGTAACAGTGGTGGTGCTTTGGTAAATCTTGATGGTAATTTGGTAGGAATTAACACAGCCATTGCTAGCACAACCGGTACTTATACCGGATACGGATTTGCGGTGCCTAGTAACATCGTTACCAAAGTGGTTGAAGATTTACTGAAATTCGGTAACGTACAACGTGGCATGTTGGGGGTTTCTATTAGAACTATGGACAGTAACTTGGCAAAAGAAAAAGATGTTGACTTTACCAAAGGTGTTTGGGTAGAGCAAGTAGGTGAAGATAGTGGTGCTGATTTGGCAGGTATGGAATCTGGCGATATTATAGTTAGTGTAAACGGTAAAGAAACAGCTACGTCACCAAGACTTCAAGAAATTATAGCAGGTAAAAGACCTGGTGATAAGGTTGCTATTATTGTAAATAGAAATGGAAAGGAAAAAGAATTGGAAGTAGAGCTACATAATTCTCAAGGTGGAACAGATTTTATCAAGAAAGAGAAGAAAGAAGTATTTAATCTTTTAGGTGCGGATTTTGAAAATGTAGACAAGCAATTAGCCAAAAAATTAGATATTGATGGTGGGGTACAGGTTTCTAAACTATACCCTGGTAAGATTAAGAGTGAGACGCAAATGAGAGCTGGTTTCATCATTACGCATATTGATGGTAAACGTGTAGATGACATTGATGATGTTGCTGCTATTTTGGAGAACAAAAAAGGCGGAGTAATGTTAGAAGGTGTTTATGAAGATGGCACTAAAAATTATTATGCCTTCGGATTGGATTCATAGTCCGCTATAATGATTAATTTTATGCCAAGCGGATAATAGTATCCGTTTGGCATTTTTTTTGAAATTAATTCTAGATAGATGCAAATAGGTTCTAAGTCCATTGGTTTGGTGCTTTCCGGTGGAGGCATTAGAGGCATGGCACATATAGGTGTTATTAAGGCAATGCAAGAGTTTGGCATTGAGGCTAAAGTGGTATCCGGTAGTAGTATTGGTGCATTAGTGGGTGCATTGTATGCGGCAGACAAACCTGTAGTAGATATGCTTAAGTTTTTTAAGGAAACACCGCTTTTCAAATACAATTACTTTGCTGTTGCTAAACCAGGTTTATTGAATAGCGAGAGTTATATAGCTTCTTTTAAACAGTATTTTCCAGATGATAGTTTTGAGGCCTTGAATAGAGAACTCCACGTAGTCGCTACAAATTTGCAAAAAGGTGAAGAGCTTTTTATCGATAAGGGTGAATTGATAAAGCCTTTATTGGCATCGGCTGCATTACCACCTGTTTTTAGTCCTGTAGAGTATAAGGGAGAATTATATGCCGATGGCGGAATCATGAACAATTTTCCGTCTGAAGCTGTTCTGCCAAAAGTTGATTATGTAATTGGTAGTAATGTATCTGTGGTTTCTCAATTAGAGAAAAAACATTTGAACAATTCATTTCAATTGACAGGCAGAGTAACGGGGTTGATGATTTACGCGATTAACCGCCAAAAAATCAATAATTGTCACCTTGTACTAGAATCTAAAGAACTGGAACATATTGGCTTGCTAGATAGAAGAGGCATTGAAAAAGCCTACGCCATTGGCTATGAAGCTGCTGTTAAAAAGTTTGAGGAGGTATTTACCAAATAGCTGATTACAGCATCGCACTTAAAAGCAAGGTACCCACAATCCAAAGTACTACGGATATAACCCCGCCGATTACTAAAAAGTGTTTGAATTTATATATTCCCATACTGTAGATAAGTGCATTTGTTTGATATCCTAAGGGAGTAAAGAAACTGAAATTTGCCGCAAACATTACACATAGAATAAATGGCTTGGGATCAAGACTTAACCCGCTGGCCAATGAAATTCCAATAGGTGCCATTATAATTGCCGTAGCATTGTTTGATACAACACTACTTAGAATCATGGTGGTTAAAAATAACAATCCGATTATAAATATTGGTTGCTGACCGGCCATTAAGGCTAAAAGTTCTTCCGTGATCCAAGTGTCTGCCTTGGCATTACTCATCGCAATACCTAACGGTATCATACCTGCTAATAAGAATATAATTTGCCAGTTTATCTTTTCATAAATACGATTTAACTCTACGCACTTAAAAAGAAGCATAGCTAAGGTTCCTGTAATTACGCTCGTCATTACTTCAAAAATTCCCGTAGCTGCCATGGCAATGGTGGCAATTAAAATCAGGATGGATAAGTTTCTTTTAAATGGAGTAGAAGGCGTGCGACCTTCATATTGGTTTAATACCGCTAGATTATTGCTGTTTTCAAAGTTAGAAACGTATTCTGGTTTAGTCTGTATTAATAATCGATCCCCAACATGAAGTTTTGTAAACTCATGATTACTTTGGTGTAATCTATTTTGTAGAATACGTAGTTTCTTTCTTTTATTGATACCAAGCGGAATAGCTCTTGGTATCAATATAGTTTTCAACTCGGGCAAATTTCTACCTAAAAAACGAGAACCGGGTAACAGTAGAAGTTCTAATAATAAGTTTTCATCTTTGTCATCTTTTGATTCTTCATCAGCCTTTTTAGAACTTGCTACTTTCTTTATTTGAGTTGTTTTAGTAGAAGTAAAATGGTCTTTTTCTGCTAAATCGACGTCAAAATAACCTTCACCACGCATTTTTTGAAGATTTTCTAAACTACAGTGTAAAAGAATGACATCGTTTGGTTTAATCAGTAAATCATGATTATCAAGATTTTGATCGTAGCCATATCTAGACAAGCGTAACACCGTTATGTCAGCTTCTTTATACATAAAGCTTTCCCCAATTGGTTTCTCAACTAATGGAGAATCTTGTTCAATAGTCAAGGTCAAAAGATAGCGGTCAAGATCATAATTGTCTGAAAGTTCGCCATTGTCTTTTGGTAAAAAACGATAGAAAATGGCTATAATTCCTATAGAAATGATTAAAAAAGTGCCTCCTAGGAACGAAAATTCAAAAAAACCGAGTTTTTCGCCTGTGTACCTAGTAGCTATATTACTGACCAATAAGTTGGTTGAAGTTCCCATAAGGGTACAGCTCCCTCCTAGAATACTTGCGAATGATATAGGTAATAATAATTTTCCTGGTGGTAGTTGATACTTTTCTCGTAGCTCGGCAACTATCTTTATAAACACTATTACTACAGCAGTAGAACTTACAAATGTAGAAATACTACCTGCAATCAGCATAATAGCGACCATGGCCAAGACAACCGGCCAGTTCTTTAAAACCTTTAAACCTTTTGCGAGATAAGAAATGGCTCCATTTTCTTCAAGTCCGATCGCTAAGATCATTAGACATAGAATGGTGATCACGGCTTTGTTAGAAAATCCGCTGACGGCTTCTTCGGGGGAAACCAAGCCTGTCAATAGTAACGCGGCAATAATGCAAAAGGCAATTTTATCCATGGGGAAAACCTCAAAAGCAAACAATATAATGACTGCTGCGATGATGATAAAAACACCAATGATTTCTATAGACATACCTAATGAGAATTGAAAATACTATCAAAGATATTTCAACGCTCCATTAAGGATGACTCAATCGAATTTAGTTTTGACTTGGAGTGGATAATGATTAAAAAAAAGAACGTCATTACAAAAGTAGTGTACTAATCTGTTGAATAGTTGTACCTATTGGTCAGGTTGTTTCGTATCTCGTAATGACGTTTAATGAATTTTAATCCCTAAATGGGCTTACACATCATCAAAATCTACTTTTATAGTAGGTGTGGTTGCATGCGCTTGACAGGTTAAGATAAATCCATCTGCAATTTCTTTATCGGTCAGAATCTGGTTCATAACCATTTCAGCTTTTCCTTCCGTTACCTTGGCAATACAGCTACTACATACTCCGCCTTGGCATGAATATGGAGCATCAATATTTTCTTTTAAAACAGCATCTAGAATTATGGTTTTCTTATCCATAGTAAACTCAAATTCTTCATCATCAACAAGTACAGTAACCGCGGTTTGGCCATCTGCTTGTACAGGCAATTCTTCTTTTATTTCCGTTGGTGTAAATAGCTCAAAATGGATTTTATCCTTATCTACTTCATTCTCAATTAAAGTATCTTGTACCAAACGAATCATCTCCTCTGGTCCACATAAATAGTATCCATCAAAATCAACATCCTTATGCTTATTTAATAATGCATAGTTTACAGTTGAGGTATCTATTCTACCAAATAAAGCCTTGTCTTCACGTGTTTGACTATTAGTGAAGTATACAAAAAACCGATTGGCATATTCTAGTTCAAGTTTTACCAAATCTGTATAGAACATAGTCTCTTCGTAAGATTTGTTACCGTAAACCAAAACGAATTTGTTTTTAGGGTTACTATCTAAAACAGACTTTACAATACTCATGATTGGTGTAATACCACTACCCGCGGCAAAAGCGGCAATATTCTGTACTTCTTTGGTTGTATTGAATACGAAACGACCTTCTGGTTCCATTACTTCTAATGTATCACCAACTTTTAATTCTGAGTTGGCGTAATTGGAGAACCCTCCATTATCTACTTTTTTAATGCCGATGGTGATGCCATCTTTTTCGGTAGATGAACTAATAGAGTATGCTCTTCTAAGTTCTTTACCCTTAATCTCTTTTTTAATGGTGATATACTGACCCGCCGTAAAGGTGAAAGTCTGTGCCAATTCTTTCGGAATTGAAAACGTAACGGCAACAGAGGTTGGCGTCAATTGCTTGATATGTTTTATCGTTAATGGGTGAAAATGCGACATATATTCGTTTCTTTAAATCGATTTACAAAATTAAGCATGCTTTTGCGATATCATATGACATTTGTCAAAAAAGTCTAACGGTCAATGGCTTTTACAGCGTTTTTCTCACATTAAATAATCCTTAATTTATCTTTTTTGAAAAAAAACATATGAAAATTGTCCCTAATTTGATTTCGGTTACGTCATGAGGTAAACAAAAAGAACTTAGAGCGAGTTCTATGTAAAAATTAAAACGATTAAATTATGAAAGATTTTATGATGATTTTCATTGGTGCAGATTACCAAGAATTAGGTTTATCGCCAGAGCAGTTGCAAGAACGTATGGGAAAATGGTTCGCTTGGAACGAAAAAATGCAAAAACAAGGTATCGTAAAAGCTGGTGATGCATTGGTGCCACATGTAAAAAGAGTATCTGGACCCAACCGTACCGTAACCGATGCCCCGTTGATTGAAGGTAAAGAATTAATTGGAGGATATTATATTGTACAAGCAGAGAATGCCGATGCCGTTGTAAAAATTGCAGAAGATTACCCAGATTACGATTTAGATGGCACCGTAGAAATTAGGGAAGTAATGGTATTTGACCAACAATAATATATGGAACATAAAGTAGTAGACCATCTTTTTAGACATCATTACGGGAAGATGGTCGCTATTTTAACCCGTTTTTTCGGCTTATCTCATATAGAAACTATTGAAGATGCGGTACAGGATACCTTTATAAAAGCAACTTCTCAATGGCGAACCCAAATTCCCGATAATCCAGAAGCTTGGCTGAACCGAGTTGCGAAGAACAGAACAATTGATATTCTAAGAAGCATACAAGCTGAAAAGAATAGAAATCTTGCCATTACCACAGGAGCTTCTACGTTACAGATTGATGAACTTTTTTTAGACCATGAAGTAGCCGATAGTCAATTACGAATGATTTTCGTTGCCTGCCACCCTACTTTGCATCCTAATGAACAAATTGCATTTGCGCTTAAAACAATTTCAGGTTTTAGCATTAAAGAAATAGCTGCGGCATTGTTGACCAAAGAAGAAACTATTTCTAAACGACTGACCCGGGCAAAGAAAACAATAATAGAAAGGGATATTCAGTTTCAATACCCAGATCCAGAAGCAATTCATAATCGCATGGAGCGGGTCATGAAAGTTATTTATTTGACGTTTAATGAAGGGTTTCATTCCACTAATAAAGAAAAATTAATTAAAGAAGATTTGTGTGGCGAAGCCATTCGACTTTGCCAACTTCTTTTGAAAAAAGAGCAGTTTAGAAGCGGAAGTTTGTATGCACTTTTTGCGTTACTATGTTTTCATATATCGCGACTGGAGAGTAAAATTTCGTCTGATAATCAATTGGTTAATTTGAAAAATCAAGACCGTACCAAATGGTATTTTCCACTGATAAAAATGGGAAATAGCGCAATGCACAAAGCCATGGATTACGATGATAGTTCGGTGTATCATTACGAAGCTGCTATAGCCTCTGAACATTTAAATGCAAAAACATTTAAAGATACCAACTGGAGAAAGATTTCTTATTGGTATGAACAGTTGTATACGTTTGAACCTAACATGTTTATATTGTTAAATCATGCAACAGTTTGTCTTCAACTAAACGATTTAGCGAAAACATATCAATTACTGAATTGCATTGAGGTAGCCGAACTTGGTCAAAGAGCATATCTATATTATGGTTGTTATGCGGAATATTATCTGAAAAAAGGTGAGAAAGATTTGGCAATCTCTTTTTTAGACAAAGCATTGCTGGAAACATCGAATAGGTTGGAGCGGGAGTTTTTGATGAAGAAGCGGGAAAAGCTGCTATAGCAGTGTCTTTCTCTTAATATTAATAAACGCAACTTATCGAGGTTTTCAACACTATGCAGTATTTTACTTACGTTATGTGCTGAAATTGGTACTTTAGTTCTAAATCAACAAACCTACTTAAACTTGAAAAAGTTCATTTCGATTGCCCTCATAGTTATTTCTACATATACATTACAAGCTCAAAAGGAGGCTGCTATTTGGTATTTTGGTAAAAATGCAGGTTTGGATTTTAATTCTGGAACTCCCGTAGCTTTAACAGATAGTGCTATGAATACTGAAGAAGGGTGTTCTACGGTATCAGATTCCAATGGTAATTTACTATTCTATACGGACGGATCTACGGTATGGGATAGAAACCATAATGTAATGCCAAATGGTACAGGTTTATTTGGTGATGTAAGTAGTACACAATCTTCAATCGTTGTACCCTTACCCGAATCACCTAATTTATTTTACATTTTCACTGTTTTTTCTAGCGCTATTTTACCAGGTTTAAACTTTTCTATTTTAGACATGAATTTAAATGGTGGGTTAGGTGATATTACATCGCAAAAGAACTTACCATTAGAATCGATTGTTTCTGAAAAATTAACCGCAGTATTGCATGAAAACGGTAGAGATATTTGGGTTCTTGCGCACCGCTGGGACAGTGATGCATATTTGGCATATTTAGTTACTCCGGCAGGTTTGAATCCTATTCCTGTAGAATCTAATGTAGGTGAACCCCACAGAAGGACTTTTCCAGATGGAGATTGGAATTATGCTGGCTATTTAAAAGCTTCGCCGGACGGAAGTAAATTGGCAGGTTGTATTCCAAAAATGGGACTTGTCGAACTTTTTGATTTTAATACAACAACTGGTGTTGTTAGTAACCCTTTAAAATTAGATGAAGATCTTTCCAAAAAGTATTATGGTGTTGAATTTTCTCCCAGTGGAAGATTTTTGTACGTAGTGGATAGTAGGCTCGGTCTTACGAGATACAGCAGATTGTACCAATACGATATAGAAGCACCCGATATACCCGGTTCACAAGTGCTGGTCCATGATAATGGAGGCAATTTGCTTGTAGCACTGACAAGCCTGCAATTGGGTATCGACGGTAAGATATATGCCTGTAACTTCAACAACCTGTACATAAGTTCTATAGAAAACCCTGAAGAAAAGGGTGTTGCATGTAATTTTATAGGTGAAAGTGTTTGGCTTGGCGGACAGCGTGGATCTGTTGGGTTACCACAGTTTATACAATCTTTTTTCCTTGTGAACTTAGAAGTAGAAAATCTTTGCTTTGGAGATACGACGGAATTCAAAGCAAATAGTACGAAGACAATAGATGCTATAAATTGGGATTTTGGAGATGGCAACACTTCAATTATAGAAGAACCAACCCATGATTATACAACACCAGGGGTTTATACGGTAATTGTAGAAGTTACTACAGGCGTGGATACTCAAGTTAGTACAAAAGAAATTACAATTGAAGAAACTCCTATTGCTGTTACCCAACCAAATATTGAGGTATGTGTTACGAAGGATAGCTATACTTTAGATTTGACCATGCTAAATAATGCAATTTTAGGGACTCAAAATCCATCAGATTTTACCGTCACCTATTTTTCATCACAAGCTGATGCAGATGCAAATAGTAATCCGTTAGCATTGAGTTATGACTTTCCACTAGGGAGTACGGCAGTTTATGCACGAGTATCTAATAATAGCAATATAGCTTGTTATGATACAACCCAGTTTATTGTCATTGCCCAGCAAGAACCAACATTGGGAACTATATCCGATTGGACCATTTGTGACGATGACCTTGACGGATTTTACACCTTTGACCTATCTGAAAAAGACATTGAGGTTTTTAATGGTCAAGATGAAACTATTTTTGATGTAAGTTATTTTGCTTCTCAAGCTGATGCCGATACTGGTTCTAATCCGTTACCTATCAACTATACCAACACCTTGTCCAGTGAAGAAATTTTTGTGAGACTGGAAAATAGTACTCATACCGATTGTTATAAAACGGATAGTTTTACAATAGAGGTCAGTCCCGGAGTTGTCGCAAATACCCCAAATAATTTAGAGGTCTGTGATGATAATAATGATGGTTTTGCAGCATTTTTGTTAAGCGATACAGAAGCGGAAATCATTGGAACACAAAGCTCAACTAGTTTACTAGTAACATACCATACCACTATGGTAGACGCTGAAAATGGCACTGATACACTTTCCGATAGCTTTACAAATACCATAAATAACAATCAAACAATATTCGTTAGAGTGCAAAATGCTACTGATGCGAGTTGTTATGCAACATCAAGTTTTGAATTGCAAGTTTTTGATTCACCAGAAATTCAGACAGTCACCGATTGGAGTATTTGTGACGACAATAATGATGGTGTAGCTGTTTTTGACCTTACCCAAAAGAATACAGAAATACTAGAAAACCAAAATACAACCGATTACACGGTTCGTTATTATGAGAGTATAGCAGATGCTAACTTGGCTCAAAATGAAATAATAGGGACATTTCAAAACACTGCTAATCCTCAGGCTATATACTACAGCATTGAAAGTTCTAGTAATGCAAATTGTATTGTTACCGATAGTTTTGATATTTCGGTTAATAATACTCCGTTTGCGCAGGCTCCATCACCAATAATTCTATGTGATGTCAATGAAACAGGTGTACAAACTATAGATTTGACCCAAAAAGATGAGGAGATTTTAGGTAATCAATCTGTTAACGATTTCAAGGTAACGTATTTCGCCTCTCAAGTTGATGCTGAAAACAACACAAATACTTTAGATTCATCGGCATATACTAATGTATTGAATCAAGAAACTATTTACGCTAGGGTTCAACCTACTAATCTAGATAATTGCTACGCCACGACATCCTTTGAAATTACTATCAACTTTCTACCACAACCTAATATAGAAGAACGTTATGTTATATGTCCAGATAGTCCTGCTTTAGTTATTGATGGAGGAGATTTTGAATCGTGGTCTTGGCAGAATACTGCAGGGGAAGAACTAAGTACTACTAGAAACTTCAACGTATTACAATTAGGAGAATACCAATTAACGGTAAGACAAACTACAAACGGGATACGTTGTGAAAATCCCCGATCGTTTGAAGTTTTATCGTCTGGGGCACCAGAAACTATGGAAGTTGAGGTTAACGGATTTTCAGACCAAATAGATATTACCATTAACGCAACAGGAACGGGACCTTTTGAATATTCGGTAGATGGTGAAAACTATCAATCTAGTAATGAATTTGTGGTCTTCCCTGGTGAGCATACGGTGTTTGTGAGAGATTTGTTAGAATGTAGAATTTTATCAGAAGATATCATTGCCATTGGTTATCAGCGATTTTTTACTCCCAATGGAGATGGAAATAATGAATTTTGGAACATTATTGGTGGAGAACTGTATCCTGAATCCCAATTGTTTATTTACGATAGGTACGGTAAACTTTTGAAACAGATTAATCCTAATTCAAAAGGGTGGGATGGAACTTTTAACGGAACCTCATTACCAGAATCAGATTATTGGTTTAAATATATATATTCTGAAAATCAAATAATTTCAGGTCATTTTGCTTTAAAGCGATAAAATGATTTCGGTCTATTTTAAGTAGTTTAGAAATATATTCTTGAATTATCTTGTAACAAACTCAAGATTTTTCTTACTTATATTTCAAATACTAAAACCAACCGAATGTTTAAACGTTTTTCTTCATTACAATGGAAATCCTTTTTTAGGTCCTCTAACCTTGGTAAAAGTCTAGGGATAAAAATAGTAATGGGCTTTTTTGGAGTTTACATGCTACTCTCACTCGCTGTTGCCGGTGGTGGAATGTACTTTATCTTAAAAGAAATATTCCCTGATCAAAGCCCCATGTGGACTATTAGCCAATATTTCATTTACTGGATTTTAATGGAATTATTCTTAAGGTATTTCATGCAGAAACTTCCTGTAATGGATATAAAACCATTTTTGACCACTCCTGTTAAGAAAAGCACTATTGCACATTATATATTAGGTAGATCAGCAGCATCTATCTATAATTTATTGACGATATTCTTTATAGTTCCGTTTGCAATAGTGTTACTATTTAATGGCTATCCCGTACTAAATGTTTTACTTTGGGTAGTTGGTATTATAGGTATGGTTCTGAGTATTAATTATGTCAACTTGCTTGTAAATAAGAATGATAAAGTTCTTATTGGAATTGGTAGTATTCTTGTCTTAGGGTACGGATTGGATTATTTCGGATTGTTCTCTATAAAAGAGTTTTTTGCTCCTGTTTTTCATGCGCTTTATGCATACCCAATTACGGTATTGATTCCTATTGCTTTGGCCGCTCTTATATATTATGTGAACTATAAGTTTTTGCGAGATAAGATTTATCTTGATGCCAAGCTTAAAACAAAGTCAGTTGAGGCAAATACCTCAGATATGTCTTGGACAAAGCGTTTTGGAGAAATGGGTTCTTTCTTACAACTTGACCTTAAAATGATTTGGCGTAATAAAAGAACG includes:
- a CDS encoding RNA polymerase sigma factor is translated as MEHKVVDHLFRHHYGKMVAILTRFFGLSHIETIEDAVQDTFIKATSQWRTQIPDNPEAWLNRVAKNRTIDILRSIQAEKNRNLAITTGASTLQIDELFLDHEVADSQLRMIFVACHPTLHPNEQIAFALKTISGFSIKEIAAALLTKEETISKRLTRAKKTIIERDIQFQYPDPEAIHNRMERVMKVIYLTFNEGFHSTNKEKLIKEDLCGEAIRLCQLLLKKEQFRSGSLYALFALLCFHISRLESKISSDNQLVNLKNQDRTKWYFPLIKMGNSAMHKAMDYDDSSVYHYEAAIASEHLNAKTFKDTNWRKISYWYEQLYTFEPNMFILLNHATVCLQLNDLAKTYQLLNCIEVAELGQRAYLYYGCYAEYYLKKGEKDLAISFLDKALLETSNRLEREFLMKKREKLL
- a CDS encoding T9SS type B sorting domain-containing protein; translated protein: MKKFISIALIVISTYTLQAQKEAAIWYFGKNAGLDFNSGTPVALTDSAMNTEEGCSTVSDSNGNLLFYTDGSTVWDRNHNVMPNGTGLFGDVSSTQSSIVVPLPESPNLFYIFTVFSSAILPGLNFSILDMNLNGGLGDITSQKNLPLESIVSEKLTAVLHENGRDIWVLAHRWDSDAYLAYLVTPAGLNPIPVESNVGEPHRRTFPDGDWNYAGYLKASPDGSKLAGCIPKMGLVELFDFNTTTGVVSNPLKLDEDLSKKYYGVEFSPSGRFLYVVDSRLGLTRYSRLYQYDIEAPDIPGSQVLVHDNGGNLLVALTSLQLGIDGKIYACNFNNLYISSIENPEEKGVACNFIGESVWLGGQRGSVGLPQFIQSFFLVNLEVENLCFGDTTEFKANSTKTIDAINWDFGDGNTSIIEEPTHDYTTPGVYTVIVEVTTGVDTQVSTKEITIEETPIAVTQPNIEVCVTKDSYTLDLTMLNNAILGTQNPSDFTVTYFSSQADADANSNPLALSYDFPLGSTAVYARVSNNSNIACYDTTQFIVIAQQEPTLGTISDWTICDDDLDGFYTFDLSEKDIEVFNGQDETIFDVSYFASQADADTGSNPLPINYTNTLSSEEIFVRLENSTHTDCYKTDSFTIEVSPGVVANTPNNLEVCDDNNDGFAAFLLSDTEAEIIGTQSSTSLLVTYHTTMVDAENGTDTLSDSFTNTINNNQTIFVRVQNATDASCYATSSFELQVFDSPEIQTVTDWSICDDNNDGVAVFDLTQKNTEILENQNTTDYTVRYYESIADANLAQNEIIGTFQNTANPQAIYYSIESSSNANCIVTDSFDISVNNTPFAQAPSPIILCDVNETGVQTIDLTQKDEEILGNQSVNDFKVTYFASQVDAENNTNTLDSSAYTNVLNQETIYARVQPTNLDNCYATTSFEITINFLPQPNIEERYVICPDSPALVIDGGDFESWSWQNTAGEELSTTRNFNVLQLGEYQLTVRQTTNGIRCENPRSFEVLSSGAPETMEVEVNGFSDQIDITINATGTGPFEYSVDGENYQSSNEFVVFPGEHTVFVRDLLECRILSEDIIAIGYQRFFTPNGDGNNEFWNIIGGELYPESQLFIYDRYGKLLKQINPNSKGWDGTFNGTSLPESDYWFKYIYSENQIISGHFALKR
- a CDS encoding DUF5687 family protein, whose product is MFKRFSSLQWKSFFRSSNLGKSLGIKIVMGFFGVYMLLSLAVAGGGMYFILKEIFPDQSPMWTISQYFIYWILMELFLRYFMQKLPVMDIKPFLTTPVKKSTIAHYILGRSAASIYNLLTIFFIVPFAIVLLFNGYPVLNVLLWVVGIIGMVLSINYVNLLVNKNDKVLIGIGSILVLGYGLDYFGLFSIKEFFAPVFHALYAYPITVLIPIALAALIYYVNYKFLRDKIYLDAKLKTKSVEANTSDMSWTKRFGEMGSFLQLDLKMIWRNKRTKSQVYISLLFVFYGLVFYTQEVYSSMMPMKAFVGIFMTGIFLSNFGQFIPAWDSSYYSMMMSQNIPMRKYLESKVSLITVSIVFMFLLTLPYVYFGWDALAINFGCALYNLGINIPVILYFGSFNKKRIELDQSPFGNMQGASATQFLVMVPVLIVPIIIFSIFYYIFSLEVAVVVLSVLGIIGFAMKNYLLGLITEQYKKKKYGMIAGFKEKAS